From Pelmatolapia mariae isolate MD_Pm_ZW linkage group LG22, Pm_UMD_F_2, whole genome shotgun sequence, a single genomic window includes:
- the LOC135932694 gene encoding GTPase IMAP family member 8-like, which produces MASSPDLTVMLLGNTGVGKSASGNTILGYDAFESKPSFRSVTRKINEATERVFGKQISIIDTPGILDFKEEIERWCQDLLRSSRPCLFLLVISVGRFTREQEKAVRETISVLRVEDDGLEKSYILFTNGDGLKEKTVEDFIFEDDESSLPDIVKEFKGKYHLFNNETGEREQVKQLLIVSGHLQTTDQQSQLSGASCGAFGRPRDTRVFLIGLPEGGKSSTGNTILGCKMFSTDCDFNAVCTEIVSKSAEVEDHWLTVVDTPGFTDEKLTPKQLYMELTNTFVKASPGPHAFVIVVKIGKMSKANTTLLQILQQLFGSGAKNYAMVLFTHGDKLKGQSIDEMIQSNRCVSELVSMCGGRFCVFDNTKRGNRRQVQTLMNEIDDIVKANGGGHYTSEMFQMAETFIREAERTQHSQADSNDSPQQTAQRRMLPFCQRLWKDNCSSFLACFCCCGSTTDSDDDQQPLLQT; this is translated from the exons ATGGCTTCAAGTCCAGACCTTACAGTTATGCTCCTGGGAAATACAGGAGTTGGGAAAAGTGCTTCAGGAAACACGATTCTGGGATATGATGCTTTTGAGTCCAAACCATCCTTCAGATCTGTGACCAGGAAAATCAATGAAGCAACTGAAAGAGTGTTTGGGAAGCAGATCTCCATCATCGATACTCCAGGAATACTAGACTTCAAGGAGGAGATTGAAAGGTGGTGTCAGGATCTCCTGCGGTCCTCAAGACCTTGTCTGTTCCTGTTGGTGATCAGTGTTGGAAGGTTCACAAGGGAACAAGAGAAGGCTGTGAGGGAGACAATTtcagtgctcagagtagaagaCGATGGGCTGGAAAAGAGCTACATACTGTTCACAAACGGTGACGGCTTAAAGGAAAAAACAGTGGAGGATTTTATCTTTGAAGATGATGAAAGTTCACTTCCAGACATTGTTAAAGAATTTAAAGGGAAGTATCACCTGTTCAATAATGAGACAGGAGAAAGGGAACAAGTGAAACAGCTGCTGATAGTGTCAGGACACCTTCAAACAACAGATCAACAATCTCAACTCTCAG GTGCTAGCTGTGGGGCGTTTGGCAGACCGCGGGATACGAGAGTCTTCCTGATTGGTCTTCCTGAAGGAGGGAAGAGTTCAAcaggaaacaccatcctgggatGCAAGATGTTCAGCACAGACTGTGACTTTAATGCAGTCTGTACTGAGATTGTGTCAAAGTCAGCAGAGGTGGAGGATCATTGGCTGACGGTGGTCGACACCCCAGGATTCACTGATGAAAAATTAACTCCTAAACAGCTGTACATGGAGCTCACAAATACGTTTGTGAAGGCCAGTCCAGGTCCACATGCCTTCGTTATTGTGGTCAAAATAGGCAAGATGTCCAAAGCAAATACCACACTGCTTCAAATATTGCAACAGCTGTTTGGCAGTGGTGCTAAAAACTACGCCATGGTACTTTTTACTCATGGAGACAAGCTCAAAGGTCAGTCCATTGATGAGATGATTCAGTCCAACAGATGTGTGTCTGAGCTGGTCTCCATGTGTGGAGGCAGATTCTGTGTGTTTGACAATACAAAGAGAGGAAACAGACGGCAGGTTCAGACCTTGATGAATGAAATAGATGACATAGTTAAAGCTAATGGAGGAGGACACTACACCTCTGAGATGTTTCAGATGGCTGAGACGTTCATTAGAGAAGCTGAAAGAACTCAGCACAGTCAGGCAGACAGCAACGATTCCCCACAGCAAACAGCACAGAGGCGAATGCTGCCTTTCTGTCAGAGGCTTTGGAAAGACAACTGCAGCAGTTTTCTggcatgtttttgttgttgtggaaGCACAACGGACTCAGATGATGATCAGCAGCCGTTGCTTCAGACATAA